A window of Brachybacterium fresconis contains these coding sequences:
- the lysS gene encoding lysine--tRNA ligase encodes MNENAPASDPTDTSDQVAVRKSKRERLLERGEEAYPVSVPVTTTIAAVREGYGHLEAGQETDDLVGVAGRVVFLRSTGKLAFVTVQDGEGRRLQIMASLAVLGEQRLADLKADVDLGDHVFFHGRVGASRRGELSVFADAWQMAAKAVRPLPVLHAELSEESQVRHRYVDLIVRQQARDTVRQRAEVMHSLRTSFHDRDFVEVETPMLQVIPSGAAARPFVTHMNAFDLDLFLRIAPELFLKRAAVGGLERVFEINRNFRNEGADSTHSPEFAMLEAYQAYGDYDTIGDLTRILVQEAAERATGSQVVTLADGSEYDFSGQWANITVYGSLSESLGEEITPESAPQHLREIARSLGLDLDHPRFGHGKLVEELFENRVGDHLYEPTFVRDFPVETSPLVREHRSTPGVVEKWDLYVRGFELGTGYSELVDPVIQRERFAQQAALAAQGDDEAMRLDEDFLEAMEYALPPTGGMGMGLDRLLMALTGLGIRETILFPLVKPEA; translated from the coding sequence ATGAACGAGAACGCGCCTGCCTCCGACCCGACGGACACCTCCGACCAGGTCGCGGTCCGCAAGTCCAAGCGGGAGCGACTGCTGGAGCGCGGGGAGGAGGCCTACCCGGTCTCGGTCCCGGTGACGACGACGATCGCCGCGGTGCGCGAGGGATACGGACACCTCGAGGCCGGTCAGGAGACGGACGACCTCGTCGGCGTCGCCGGGCGCGTGGTGTTCCTGCGCAGCACCGGCAAGCTCGCCTTCGTCACGGTCCAGGACGGCGAGGGCCGACGCCTGCAGATCATGGCCTCCCTCGCGGTGCTCGGGGAGCAGCGTCTGGCCGATCTGAAGGCCGACGTCGACCTCGGCGACCACGTCTTCTTCCACGGCAGGGTGGGAGCCTCCCGCCGCGGCGAGCTGAGCGTGTTCGCCGATGCCTGGCAGATGGCCGCCAAGGCCGTCCGCCCGCTGCCGGTCCTGCACGCGGAGCTGTCCGAGGAATCGCAGGTCCGCCACCGCTACGTCGACCTCATCGTGCGCCAGCAGGCACGGGACACCGTGCGTCAGCGCGCCGAGGTGATGCACTCCCTGCGCACCTCTTTCCACGACCGCGATTTCGTCGAGGTCGAGACGCCGATGCTGCAGGTGATCCCCTCGGGTGCCGCGGCACGTCCCTTCGTGACCCACATGAATGCCTTCGACCTGGACCTCTTCCTGCGGATCGCCCCTGAACTGTTCCTGAAGCGCGCGGCCGTCGGCGGTCTCGAGCGCGTCTTCGAGATCAACCGGAACTTCCGCAACGAGGGTGCTGATTCCACCCATTCCCCCGAGTTCGCGATGCTCGAGGCGTATCAGGCGTACGGAGATTACGACACGATCGGGGACCTGACCCGCATCCTCGTCCAAGAGGCGGCCGAGCGCGCCACCGGCTCCCAGGTGGTGACGCTGGCGGATGGCAGCGAATACGACTTCTCCGGACAATGGGCGAACATCACCGTCTATGGTTCCCTCTCCGAGTCGCTCGGTGAGGAGATCACCCCCGAGAGCGCCCCGCAGCATCTGCGTGAGATCGCCCGTTCGCTGGGTCTGGATCTCGATCACCCCAGGTTCGGTCACGGCAAGCTCGTCGAGGAGCTGTTCGAGAACCGCGTGGGCGATCACCTCTACGAGCCGACGTTCGTGCGGGACTTCCCCGTCGAGACCAGCCCGCTGGTGCGCGAGCACCGCTCGACCCCGGGCGTGGTCGAGAAGTGGGACCTATACGTGCGCGGTTTCGAACTGGGCACCGGGTACTCCGAGCTCGTCGACCCCGTCATCCAGCGTGAGCGCTTCGCCCAGCAGGCGGCTCTGGCCGCCCAGGGCGATGACGAGGCGATGCGCCTGGACGAGGACTTCCTCGAGGCCATGGAGTATGCGCTGCCGCCGACGGGTGGCATGGGCATGGGCCTGGACCGCCTGCTCATGGCGTTGACCGGGTTGGGGATCCGCGAGACGATCCTGTTCCCCCTCGTGAAGCCGGAGGCCTGA
- a CDS encoding Rossmann-like and DUF2520 domain-containing protein: MSTPRLGIGVIGAGRVGSVLGAALRAEGHAITGAYAVSDASRERAEDLLPGVPLLDVPAIVERSEMLLLAVPDDQLGPLAAGIAATGLSPGGQLVVHTSGRYGTQVLDPLARAGSATLALHPAMTFTGTRADLSRLIGCPMAITGSPTFLPVAGALVVELGGEAVVLAEGDRPLYHASLAHAANHLVVLVDQAREALARLGIEDPGAYLRPLLEAALDESLRHGSRALTGPVMRGDAGTVTAHLDALDDLDATGIDGRRGDTSDTYRALARAALTRARLPEETRAQIRELLEDPPTEDA, encoded by the coding sequence ATGAGTACGCCCCGACTCGGCATCGGGGTGATCGGCGCCGGTCGCGTGGGCTCCGTCCTCGGTGCCGCCCTGCGCGCCGAGGGACACGCCATCACCGGTGCCTACGCCGTCTCGGACGCCTCCCGCGAACGCGCCGAGGACCTGCTGCCGGGTGTTCCGCTGCTGGACGTGCCGGCGATCGTCGAACGCAGCGAGATGCTGCTGCTGGCCGTCCCCGACGACCAGCTGGGCCCGCTCGCCGCCGGCATCGCCGCCACCGGCCTGTCCCCGGGAGGACAGCTGGTCGTGCACACCTCCGGCCGTTACGGGACCCAGGTGCTCGACCCCTTGGCCCGGGCAGGCAGCGCCACCCTCGCCCTCCACCCCGCCATGACGTTCACCGGGACCCGCGCGGACCTGTCCCGGCTGATCGGCTGCCCGATGGCGATCACCGGTTCACCCACCTTCCTCCCGGTCGCCGGCGCCCTCGTCGTCGAGCTCGGGGGCGAGGCCGTGGTGCTGGCCGAGGGCGATCGTCCGCTCTACCACGCCTCCCTCGCCCACGCCGCGAACCACCTCGTGGTCCTCGTCGACCAGGCCCGCGAGGCCCTGGCGCGACTCGGGATCGAGGACCCCGGGGCGTACCTGCGCCCTTTGCTGGAGGCCGCCCTCGACGAGTCCCTGCGGCACGGATCGCGGGCGCTCACCGGCCCCGTGATGCGCGGGGACGCCGGGACCGTGACCGCACACCTCGACGCCCTCGACGACCTCGATGCGACCGGGATCGATGGGCGCCGCGGCGACACCAGCGACACCTACCGCGCTCTCGCGCGGGCCGCCCTGACCCGTGCGAGACTCCCGGAGGAGACCCGGGCGCAGATCCGGGAGCTGCTCGAGGACCCGCCGACGGAGGACGCATGA
- the panC gene encoding pantoate--beta-alanine ligase produces MIQDHDQDQGPGSDRLAHARSARGERPTTTLITTKAELRAARAALGGTVAAVFTMGALHGGHLALVRRAREIADHVILTDFVNPLQFGPGEDYAAYPRPLAEDLALVDGLVDLVFAPSVEEMYPVLPPTVSVSAGRAGRVLEGAARPGHFDGVVTVVAKLLHLTAPDVTVFGRKDAQQLAIIGRLTADLDLPVRIEPVEIQREPTGLARSSRNVYLTAAGREQALALSRTIAAAQAAAPSVAAIRAALERALARAEIDWAYALALDPATLEEIAEDHRGEVLVTLAGRVEGTRLLDAAVVEATAP; encoded by the coding sequence ATGATCCAGGACCACGATCAGGACCAGGGCCCCGGGTCCGATCGGCTCGCGCATGCCCGGAGCGCGCGGGGCGAGCGCCCGACCACCACGCTGATCACCACGAAGGCGGAGCTGCGCGCCGCTCGGGCGGCGCTGGGCGGCACCGTCGCCGCGGTGTTCACCATGGGGGCCCTCCACGGCGGGCACCTGGCCCTGGTCCGGCGCGCCCGGGAGATCGCCGACCACGTGATCCTCACCGACTTCGTCAATCCGCTCCAGTTCGGGCCGGGGGAGGACTACGCGGCGTATCCGCGACCTCTCGCAGAGGACCTCGCCCTCGTCGACGGCCTGGTGGACCTCGTCTTCGCCCCGAGCGTCGAGGAGATGTACCCGGTGCTGCCCCCGACGGTCTCGGTGTCCGCGGGCCGGGCCGGCAGGGTGCTCGAGGGAGCGGCCCGCCCGGGCCATTTCGACGGCGTGGTCACCGTCGTCGCGAAGCTGCTGCACCTGACGGCCCCGGATGTCACCGTGTTCGGCCGCAAGGACGCCCAACAGCTGGCGATCATCGGGCGCCTGACCGCCGACCTCGACCTGCCGGTGCGCATCGAACCGGTCGAGATCCAGCGCGAGCCGACGGGCCTGGCCCGTTCCAGCCGCAACGTCTACCTCACCGCAGCGGGCCGGGAGCAGGCGCTGGCCCTGTCCCGCACGATCGCGGCCGCACAGGCCGCAGCGCCATCGGTCGCGGCGATCCGTGCGGCGTTGGAGCGGGCACTGGCCCGCGCCGAGATCGACTGGGCCTACGCCCTGGCTCTGGACCCCGCGACCCTCGAGGAGATCGCCGAGGACCACCGCGGCGAGGTGCTCGTGACCCTCGCCGGACGGGTCGAGGGCACCCGCCTGCTCGACGCCGCTGTGGTGGAGGCGACAGCACCCTGA
- a CDS encoding PH domain-containing protein: MSTPEQHPGSAPPGPAPADSDPSGAAAPDAAPSDPAAPPTPRRRTHPITPLVTGWKIVVGIVAVISAQNIARLVEDFTVTRALIGAGVLVAAIVVAIALSGISWWFMTYAVDDDGVSLHTGMISKSRQYAPRARIESVSVERPLLARVLGLAKVRVELAGGGESYLDIEYIRSADAERLRRRILGIAALPGPAAEGAPPSPGGAGAGSEAETGSGDGQPLEEQAERAGTGTLENVLYDGVTDGELIAKIPTGRLVRSLLRDLGFLLGTIMSIVGVGVAISLALWQDGFSFAVIIALLPTAITIPKYVFGRIESGWGFVSRHTDRGLRMRRGLANTRTDNIASGRIQRFVLRRPLLWRGPAWTAVSVTVSGIDDAGENGAENVLPVGTPDELGATLGHLAVPLGTSDDLETLEHLLTARARDIEGLRTPVRPFWIARRTEVTVLLPGALIHRSGLLARTVAIIPRERVQGLTLEDDPFGRRLGVLDLAVGVAGDTDERLTGLAREDARALHAVLARDARTLRRYRDREQWPQPALGRRAPGVAEVAAIDRGDSGEGDETAAFRTVAVDAAATAADEPTDAPREDR; the protein is encoded by the coding sequence GTGAGCACGCCCGAGCAGCATCCGGGCTCCGCCCCGCCGGGCCCCGCTCCCGCAGACTCCGACCCGTCGGGCGCCGCCGCGCCGGACGCCGCCCCGTCGGATCCTGCCGCGCCGCCGACTCCCCGCCGCCGCACCCACCCGATCACGCCGCTGGTGACCGGTTGGAAGATCGTCGTCGGCATCGTCGCGGTGATCTCCGCCCAGAACATCGCCCGGTTGGTCGAGGACTTCACCGTGACCCGCGCGCTGATCGGCGCCGGCGTGCTGGTCGCGGCGATCGTCGTCGCCATCGCGCTGTCCGGCATCAGCTGGTGGTTCATGACCTATGCGGTCGACGACGACGGGGTCTCCCTGCACACCGGAATGATCAGCAAGTCCCGTCAGTACGCTCCCCGCGCCCGGATCGAGTCCGTCTCCGTCGAGCGCCCGCTGCTGGCGCGGGTGCTCGGACTGGCCAAGGTGCGGGTCGAGCTCGCCGGCGGCGGCGAGTCCTACCTCGACATCGAGTACATCCGCTCCGCCGACGCCGAGCGGCTGCGGCGCCGGATCCTCGGCATCGCCGCCCTCCCGGGGCCGGCCGCCGAGGGGGCGCCCCCCTCCCCCGGGGGAGCCGGTGCCGGGTCGGAGGCGGAGACCGGCAGCGGGGACGGGCAGCCGCTGGAGGAGCAGGCAGAGCGTGCCGGGACCGGCACGCTCGAGAACGTGCTCTATGACGGCGTGACCGACGGCGAGCTGATCGCGAAGATCCCCACGGGCCGTCTGGTGCGCTCGCTGCTGCGGGATCTCGGGTTCCTCCTCGGCACGATCATGAGCATCGTCGGCGTCGGCGTCGCGATCTCCCTCGCCCTCTGGCAGGACGGCTTCTCCTTCGCGGTGATCATCGCCCTGCTGCCCACGGCGATCACGATCCCGAAGTACGTCTTCGGACGGATCGAGTCCGGCTGGGGCTTCGTCTCCCGCCACACCGATCGCGGCCTGCGGATGCGCCGCGGCCTCGCGAACACCCGTACCGACAACATCGCCTCGGGGCGCATCCAGCGCTTCGTGCTGCGTCGGCCGCTGCTGTGGCGCGGTCCCGCCTGGACCGCCGTGTCCGTGACCGTCTCCGGGATCGACGACGCCGGGGAGAACGGCGCCGAGAACGTCCTGCCCGTCGGCACCCCGGACGAGCTGGGGGCCACGCTCGGCCACCTCGCGGTCCCGCTGGGGACGAGCGACGACCTCGAGACGCTCGAGCACCTGCTCACGGCGCGGGCACGCGATATCGAGGGGCTGCGCACCCCGGTGCGGCCGTTCTGGATCGCCCGTCGCACCGAGGTCACCGTGCTGCTGCCAGGAGCGCTGATCCACCGCAGCGGACTGCTGGCCAGGACGGTCGCGATCATCCCGCGCGAGCGCGTCCAGGGGCTCACGCTCGAGGACGACCCGTTCGGCCGCCGGCTCGGGGTGCTCGACCTGGCTGTGGGCGTCGCAGGGGACACCGATGAGCGCCTCACGGGGCTCGCCCGCGAGGACGCCCGCGCCCTGCACGCGGTCCTGGCCCGCGACGCCCGCACGCTGCGACGCTACCGGGACCGCGAGCAGTGGCCCCAGCCCGCGCTGGGACGCCGAGCGCCCGGCGTCGCCGAGGTCGCCGCCATCGACCGCGGCGACAGCGGCGAGGGAGACGAGACCGCCGCGTTCCGGACGGTCGCGGTGGATGCCGCCGCCACCGCTGCTGATGAGCCCACGGATGCACCTCGGGAGGATCGATGA